Below is a window of Populus alba chromosome 2, ASM523922v2, whole genome shotgun sequence DNA.
TTGGTCCTTACTCGTTGGGGTCTATTTTGTTGGGTATTTGCCAAAGGTTTTGGGCCTAGTTTATCTTGGCTTGTTTGGGCATATTTTGGTGGTTATTTGCCTTGGTTGTGGGGTTAAGTGGATCACGACCCATCACATCCTATTTTGGTGGGTATTTGCCTTGGTTTTTGAGCCTATCTAGTCCTGGCTTGTTGTTGTCGTTTTAGTGGTTATTTGCCTTTGTTTTCAGGCCTAGTTGATTTCGAACTGTTGTGACCCATTTCATAGGTATTTGCCTTGGTTTTCAGGCCTTGTTGGTGATGGTCTGTTaaggctaatttttttttgtatttgctttGGTTTTCGAGGCCAAGTTGGTCTCAACTTATCGGGGGTTGTTTTAGTGTGTAATTGCCTTGGTTTTTAGTCCAGGTTAGTCTTggattttgatgaaattttataagaagtctcctaatatatttttatatcttgtaTTAAAATTTTAGGGTAATCAAAGTTCTATAAAGTCTTGTAAAATTATTGATGGtccaataaaatacaaaaaaatgacaCATAGACTATGTAATGatgtttttgtaaataaaaactagaaaatcccTTCCTCTTTTCTTAAGGCTGACAGCTAGATTAGGAAAGAAAAACATCTTCTTCTCATTTGTTTTCTCCTCCAATACGATTGCATGTCCTTCTAGATAGAGAGCTTAAGATAAATTTTgtgtaaacaaaaaaagagaagcaaTAGGGAATATAGAGAAAGAGGGTTGGTTTTGACAATAAGAAATAAGAGAGAGTAGCTAGAAATTGGGAAGGAGAaataagtagaagaagaagagttcGTCAAGAAACCCTTCAATTGAACTCAAACTTAGCTGGTAAGATGTTTCTTAATCCTCATTTCATGGTTCTAGTAGTTTTAGAaggagggaaagaaaaaagaaacccaaATTATCAATTCTAGGGTTCCAGTACAAATTTGGAGAAAAATGCTATTTTGTTGCTAATCTTTTAAACTAACATGAATTCACTTGAAAGTGGATTTGGTGTAAGTTTCAGTCTATAAATCCGGTGAGTGaattcaacattattttttaaaaaaagttaaatagttaaaaaaataaaaaaaaaatcattgagttTTGATCGAATGTTTCTATTGTATCCATAAAATCTATCGTAGATCAAGTTTCATATTAGCCCGGCCAAGTTTAATAACAGTTTGAAGTACAGTGTTATAGGTCATTGCTAAAGACAAACCATTGTTACCGAAATGAAATTTATGTTTCTAAATCAAAAGACATTTCTTATAGCAAGTGATGATACAATAAGCTCCATAGGACATCGAATACCCAACCTACGAGTCTTCATTGTAAATTCTGAACAGGACTTTTGCCAGAGGAAGTTTCCATTGCTCTCTGCAGATCCCTTTTGGAGTCCATTTCGACATTATAAACAAAGTAGTTTGCCACAAGCAAAAAGAGGAGGAAGTTGAGAAAGCCCAAGATGGCCAAGAATGCATAATAATAGTCTATGCGAGAGAGATTTAGATTGTCCAAAATCCACCCTTTATGGCCATGTTTCTTAGTGATCCCAGAAACCGATGACAGGATAAAACTGCTGAGGTAATTCCCAACTCCAATACTGCTACAGAAATATGAAGTCCCCAAGCTTTTCATTCCTTCCGGGGCCTGGTCATAGAAAAACTCTAGCTTGGCTACGTCCAAGAACGTATCAGAAATCCCTACTATAGCAAACTGAGGTAGGAGTACAAAAATGCTGAGAGGCACTACTTCTAGTCTGCCTACAATATTATGTTCTCTTGCAACACTAAGTCTTTTCCTTTCAACTACGAAAGCTATGAACATGACAATAATATGCAAGATCATACCAATCCCCATTCTCTGCAGCAAAGTAATCCCTCTTGGGTTTTTTGTGTAGTGTCTAGCTATTGGGACCAAGCAACGATCATACAACACGAGGCTTCCCATCATGAAGATTGTCACGAATGCTCCGAGGCATGCCGGAGGGATTTCGAAATGGGGTCCCATGCTTCTGTCTAAGGTTGTCCCTTGTTTGACGAAAAACGTGCTTAATTGAGCTACCATGGCACTAGGTATGAGCGTGACCATTAAAACAGGAAGCATTTTTATCATTTGCTTGGTTTCTTCAACTTGAGTCACTGGACATAGCATCCAGGGTGACGTTGGTCCACTCTTTACAGCAGCTTTGTCAAGCAATCTGCCAGTGCACAAATATGGAGATTAAGGTAGCTAGTAATGAGTTATAACAACTGTGGAAAATAATATTAGGTACAAATTAAACAGTTTAGCTAATAATTTGTGAAACTTAGAGGATCGACCTTAAGATATAGGTATGGTCAATCCTATTTCTTGCAGATTTAGCAGACTCTTCTATCCCTAGTTCGTGAAGCTCTTTTGGATCCTTTGGGAGGCTAACCTTCCACTTCCTAACAGCAGCCACAAGTACTTGTGCCATCTTGGTGAACGGACTCCCTGCAGGCAATTTGTGCCTATAGAATGAATTGCCGGCAAAGAACACAATGATCGAAAGTGCGAGCCCCAAGGTAGGAATGCCATAACCAAGGCCCCAACCTACGTTGTCTTGTATGTAAACCAAGAATGTGTTTGAGAAAAGAGTGCCGAAGAAAATACTGAACATCCACCAGTTGAAGAATGAGAGCTTCTGCTGCTTTTCCTTGGGTTCAAGATCGTCGAATTGGTCTGCCCCCATGGTAGAGATGTTGGGCTTGGTTCCACCAGTACCAACTGCTATTATGTATAGTGCACCGTAGAATATGCCCTTTTGTAAGGCTGAGGCCGTTTTGTCACATCCCTGGTCTTTGATGCCATGACCGCAGGATGGTGGCCTCAGGGCAGGCACCGAAACAGCCAGGGTTAACAGGGACATTCCCTGTTTGGTTATACATGTTGGAGGATCAAATGATCAGTTACTTTGAAGCCATGAGAACGTTGTTCAACTCAAGTAATGAAGATGTCGTCCCAAGAAAATTGAAACATTAAGAGTAAGATGATTTTGTAGAAATTAAGACTTAATTGTTACCAATAGATAAATTCCTGATGCAATGACAAAAGTCCTGAATCGGCCGAGATGAGCATCTGCAATGTAAGCACCCAAAATCGGCAATATCCATACAGTACCAACCCAGTTAGTGACATTGTTTGAAGATGTTACAGTGCCTTCATGGAGCTTCCTTGTCAAATACAACACCAGATTCGATACTATCCCGTAGTATGCCATCCTCTCAAACACTTCATACCCTATCATTGAGACCACAACAACATACACTGTTACAAAATGGAAGCAAAAGCTTACTCATTTGGAGCCAAACTTGATAGGGCTATTTCATGGCTAGTACACATGTAGTAGCTAGCAAGGAGATTAACTTAGCAACTTACCTAATATAAAGGAACAAGCTTTCCATCTTCCTGACTTTGATCTTAACGCAGGATTGCCCTTGATGTCCACAGTCCCATCTTCTGTATAATCTTTGCTTCCATCTGCAGCTCCCTTTTCTTCTACTTTACAGATCATGGTGGAGATATATGGTATAGGAACTCAAGGTGATCTTGGTACCAATATCATGTTAATAAGTAGCCTTTATAAAGGATTAGATTGACGTTTAGCACAAGCAAATTCAACAGTACTGTGTTAggtaaaatatgattttcaagTAACTTTGAATTTGCATCGGTACATCACTTTCTTGTGAAATCCTTATTGTattcaaaaactatatattacgTAGGatcagaaaatattatttacattattcTTTATCGTAACTTATTTGCAACCTTCCAAAACTTGCTCTTGCTTTCGTTTTCACCTCCATTACCATCTCAGGGTATCTATCTGTCTTACAACATGAAAGCTAGCTTTGGCTCCTTTTGTTTGGTGCTATAGCTAGttcactgttcacttgcctacTCTAACTCACTGCTGACAAACCTAGAAGCAAGGAAGCAGCTAGCATCAAGAGATGTCTTCATCAAAGAAAATATCCACtaaaaacaaagtgaaaaacgtGGGAGAGGGGAAGGAAAAGGCTATGAACTGCACGAATTATTTCCAATCCAGAAAATTATGTTCACATTTCTTAGTAAAATTCTGGATTTTCTTGCTGTCCTGGAGAGGAGAAAACGTTCGAGAGCTATCACCAGAATCTATAATGCaggaaaaatgttaaaaattaagctACAATAAATCCAATGCTAGCAATGATGCATGCAGCATCCGCTATTCGGCAAGAAAATCCCATGTCTATATGAACACATGCTTGTATCAACTAGCTATAATTACAATATATTGCTAGCtaattgtaatgttttgaaataaatgagttggaaaatacaataaagcccttgaaggcttaaaaGTTGGAATAAATGATTGAGGGGTATAGTTGTAATTGGACaaatagttgatatatataaataggaagtaaaaaaaaaaaagaaaaagaagtgtgATCTGAAATATTGGAAGAACAAACCgtaagagagaaaagaggaagaagaagaaaagaaaggagagaaggaaaggaaggagaagagaagtagaggaaataagtaaaaaggtaagatttatagttttaagtgtataatatgttaaatttcagttttgattaattttagagctttgaagtttgtattttgagttaattgatgaattaatttgaaggttaggagttgattattgtgggtatttgatgaattagttgattttgagagattgaattgaaagatgatgattttgagttatagaattgtgtaaatggtgaaatttgagttagaaatcaggggagaacagtggggtttctgttaaaatctggactggaggttgaagatgatgaaaattcaatttggtccctcaaattctgaaaattacagtttagtccccgaactttggaaaaattacaaattggtccctggagcatattccgagattctgaacagaataacatatgaattatggacagaattactgtatagataagataatttaacactttcaatttagtcctccaatttgacaaaaagtacaatttgaccctaaacaatttagtaaaattccagaatgatccctggaGCATAGTGATACATCCTgggcagaattgaggattaattaaggtcagaatttcagtatattcatggatttatgacaaatttcagtttggtcctccatttgataaaagttacaatttggccctaaactatggaaaaattctagattagtccctagctgtaatattagcttttgcagattagtttgatgaagaattaagggttacttagtgaattattaccaattttattagttgtttttattatgtattagaTTTCgagaaaaccgttagattttgggttttttgagaaaagtgactagttagtttaaaaacatatagggttatggaatacacccttagttaagtgtattagataggttaaatgttctttcgatttgttcttgaaaatatttcctttgtattcagataatcctgatattctaccgacgggacgttagtaggattttcttcagtgtctgcttttggcttctgtttgctttttgagtcaggtgagtggataattttccatatgcatgagaaatactataaatatttgatttgttaatatgaattggatcatgcttcttgataatatatattgattattatctttgttatgataaagcatgatcaattattgaatctgaattcttgatatgaaccagtatgtatttttgaagtgaattctgaattgatgctcctcatttgattgatgtcatgagttgagctttgagatatgaatatgtttgtttgattatgattatgaacctatggtatgtcagtcagaatacccatgctaacagggtagtgttagtctttgtgcacatcgtatctgaaccctagttggtcgggggagacaccaaacctgtgtggactgatcatccaacagtacggagcctcatgctcattgcattttgattttctgacgagttctaccatatgatattcttgttatggcctatttgataaaccttcgtataagaactaaagccatacttgtatatatatttctcattgctatattacctcgtgtgtgtatattgaacgttatctactcactgagttgttgaactcaccctctcattatttattcttttcaggcttatagcttgatagcgggttacttttgttgaaccttccgaacctgcttttgattgtaatttgtatctttctttttatgtcaagttagtgctccaaaactatgaaattatattaactcttgtattaagacaatcgaattatattatgaagttagtttgttgtttatgctgcgttgaacaaactctgattgagttttgaaggataatattgtatgtaagtttgggttcgcataggtttggaaccttggaggggaaccttgcctatgtgccggtcatggatccgggattcgggtcgtgacaaacttggtatcagagctttaggttaaa
It encodes the following:
- the LOC118050007 gene encoding protein NRT1/ PTR FAMILY 5.2 gives rise to the protein MICKVEEKGAADGSKDYTEDGTVDIKGNPALRSKSGRWKACSFILGYEVFERMAYYGIVSNLVLYLTRKLHEGTVTSSNNVTNWVGTVWILPILGAYIADAHLGRFRTFVIASGIYLLGMSLLTLAVSVPALRPPSCGHGIKDQGCDKTASALQKGIFYGALYIIAVGTGGTKPNISTMGADQFDDLEPKEKQQKLSFFNWWMFSIFFGTLFSNTFLVYIQDNVGWGLGYGIPTLGLALSIIVFFAGNSFYRHKLPAGSPFTKMAQVLVAAVRKWKVSLPKDPKELHELGIEESAKSARNRIDHTYILRLLDKAAVKSGPTSPWMLCPVTQVEETKQMIKMLPVLMVTLIPSAMVAQLSTFFVKQGTTLDRSMGPHFEIPPACLGAFVTIFMMGSLVLYDRCLVPIARHYTKNPRGITLLQRMGIGMILHIIVMFIAFVVERKRLSVAREHNIVGRLEVVPLSIFVLLPQFAIVGISDTFLDVAKLEFFYDQAPEGMKSLGTSYFCSSIGVGNYLSSFILSSVSGITKKHGHKGWILDNLNLSRIDYYYAFLAILGFLNFLLFLLVANYFVYNVEMDSKRDLQRAMETSSGKSPVQNLQ